The Flavobacterium johnsoniae genomic sequence GATGGAATCTCCGAGAATTCCTGTTTTCGAATCATACAAACCTGCTCCATTAAAATCGTCCAAATCTTCTGCATTTGTGGAAGATCTAAATCTGAAGTTTTTAAATTTTGCATCTTTAAAAGCTAGATTTAGTTTCGAAATTAATTCAGGATCAATAGGTTCTTTTTTGATGGCATCTCTGATTTTTTTCAATTGATTATTAATCCAAACTGTTGAATCTTTTTTAGGAAAAGCTAAAAGTTCAGCAATTAAGGGAGAAATAGATGTTTTTTGAATATGTTGATTATAAAAATAAAACGGAATGGCATGCGCATTTTCTGGAACTTTAAATGGAGTTTCTTTTGAAATGGCAATCAAATATGCCATGTTTTGCGCTTTTGAACCAATATAATTTACACCTTTTTTAGGAATTTCAGCCAAATTGACCAATTCGGTAATGCTGTTATCAATAATTAACTTTTTCTTTTTTGCAGCAGATTTAACTGGGATTTTTTTAGTTGTTTCTTTAATGTAGAAAGTATCGACGTTAATCTTCAATTCTACTTTTTTAGACAACAATATTTTGATATTGTTGTCTTTTTCGATTTCCGTGTAAGCCATAATCGGAATCTTTCTGTTTTTTCCTAAAAGAACTAAATGACTCAGCGGTGTCTGAAGTTCGTTTACAATAATTCCTCTAACGTTTGGAAGAATTTCTGGCGTGCCATCCAGAATGATAATTTCATCAGAATTAGGTTTTATGGTTTCTAATTCTTTGATTTTATATTTTTTCAGAATTCCAATATTACTTCCTCGAACAACTTCCTGATATTTTATTTCACCAAAAATATAATCTGATTTTACACAGGGAATTTTAAATTTCTGTTGCTGAAACCATTCCATCATTTCGGGATTATTCAAATAGAATTTTAATTTTTGACCGATAAAAGTGGAGCTTCTAACTAAATTAAAAAAACGTTCAATTAAGGAAATAGGCATATGATCGGAAGCAGCAAGTT encodes the following:
- a CDS encoding PEP/pyruvate-binding domain-containing protein, producing MKKYLYSLIFLLVLTTLSAQRYMASLPNYEAYKAFKGKPLSDKFSNIESVKVVYDIRKQKMYYFNSSLILLHFDFVTNYLGYSKELDVFNNENYSDTDKNRDYLLGNLNHIKGTDKWIFELAASDHMPISLIERFFNLVRSSTFIGQKLKFYLNNPEMMEWFQQQKFKIPCVKSDYIFGEIKYQEVVRGSNIGILKKYKIKELETIKPNSDEIIILDGTPEILPNVRGIIVNELQTPLSHLVLLGKNRKIPIMAYTEIEKDNNIKILLSKKVELKINVDTFYIKETTKKIPVKSAAKKKKLIIDNSITELVNLAEIPKKGVNYIGSKAQNMAYLIAISKETPFKVPENAHAIPFYFYNQHIQKTSISPLIAELLAFPKKDSTVWINNQLKKIRDAIKKEPIDPELISKLNLAFKDAKFKNFRFRSSTNAEDLDDFNGAGLYDSKTGILGDSIKTFEKAIKQVWASVWNEASYNERELFGIDQQNISMGVLVHRSFPDELANGVIITKNIFRENFPGITVNVQKGENSVVKPEKGEICEQFVAYHFNDGKDDTDFDIDYTSNSNLNNNEPLLSRKEMSNIFNVSKKIETKMYRYWRKNQFHPVDIEFKIVGEKRDLYIKQVRPFND